One part of the Bacteroidia bacterium genome encodes these proteins:
- the hemC gene encoding hydroxymethylbilane synthase, which yields MSKNKITIGSRGSDLALWQANFIFGELKKIGQSAEIKIIKTQGDKIQDLSFDKLEGKGFFTKEIEDALLSGEIDLAVHSHKDLPTESPEGLIIAAVSEREDPSELILIRKECVDEKQKFSFKKNAIVGTSSARRKSQLLAFRSDVKITDLRGNIPTRIQKLRDKKYDAIMLAAAGVERLQLDISEFHTEKISPKEFVPAPAQGVLALQIREKDKALFDLLQKINFPDVAETLAVERKVLNLFDGGCQLPLGVYCEKEEDENGEFVFKTWISRANAWNDFPKQMYFESLKTEGLAEKIVAKINSIKSNSVFITRNFRTADYFRNALSAQGFTVNAKSLIEFKKIIFRTTISQDWIFFSSKHAVKYFFEQKPMLSENTKIGTIGKATADEIRKFGKRADFIGYSTDTRLTGKQFAAVVGRKSVLFPQAKGGMKSIQQNIPQSQVTDLSVYETIEFSEVIPFAETLVFTSPSNVESFFKKNKISPEQKIVAMGDATANTLKKFKIRVHKQPITFDDLGLVQAVLGV from the coding sequence ATGTCAAAAAATAAAATTACAATCGGTTCCAGAGGTAGTGATTTGGCGCTTTGGCAAGCAAATTTTATTTTTGGAGAGTTAAAAAAAATCGGACAATCTGCTGAAATAAAAATCATCAAAACACAAGGCGATAAAATTCAAGATTTAAGTTTTGATAAATTGGAAGGCAAAGGTTTTTTCACAAAAGAAATTGAAGATGCATTACTTTCTGGAGAAATAGATTTAGCCGTTCATTCGCATAAAGATTTACCGACAGAATCTCCTGAAGGATTAATAATTGCAGCAGTTTCTGAGCGTGAAGATCCTTCTGAACTTATTTTGATTCGGAAAGAATGTGTGGATGAAAAACAAAAATTTTCTTTCAAAAAAAATGCAATTGTCGGCACTTCTTCCGCACGCAGAAAATCACAATTATTGGCTTTTCGTTCGGATGTAAAAATTACCGATTTACGAGGAAATATTCCAACGCGTATTCAAAAATTACGGGATAAAAAATACGATGCCATTATGCTAGCAGCAGCTGGAGTAGAGCGTTTGCAATTAGACATCAGCGAATTTCACACTGAAAAAATTTCTCCGAAAGAATTTGTGCCGGCACCTGCACAAGGCGTTTTGGCGTTACAAATTCGTGAAAAAGACAAAGCACTTTTTGACTTGCTTCAAAAAATAAATTTTCCGGATGTCGCGGAAACACTTGCTGTGGAACGAAAAGTGTTGAATCTTTTTGATGGTGGTTGTCAACTTCCCTTGGGTGTTTATTGCGAAAAAGAGGAGGATGAAAATGGAGAATTTGTTTTCAAAACGTGGATTAGCAGGGCAAATGCGTGGAATGATTTCCCGAAACAAATGTATTTTGAAAGTTTGAAAACGGAAGGTTTAGCAGAAAAAATAGTCGCAAAAATAAATTCCATAAAATCGAATTCTGTTTTTATTACACGTAATTTCCGCACAGCAGATTATTTTCGGAATGCTTTATCAGCACAAGGATTTACAGTAAATGCAAAATCATTAATTGAGTTTAAAAAAATAATTTTTCGAACCACTATTTCTCAAGATTGGATTTTCTTTTCGAGCAAACATGCGGTGAAATATTTTTTCGAACAAAAACCAATGCTTTCTGAAAACACAAAAATTGGCACAATCGGAAAAGCAACAGCGGACGAAATTCGTAAATTCGGTAAACGTGCTGATTTTATTGGCTATTCCACCGACACGCGCTTAACAGGAAAACAATTTGCCGCAGTTGTCGGACGAAAATCTGTGTTGTTTCCGCAAGCAAAAGGAGGCATGAAAAGTATCCAACAAAACATTCCGCAAAGTCAAGTTACGGATTTGTCAGTTTACGAAACCATCGAATTTTCGGAGGTCATTCCATTCGCTGAAACACTTGTTTTTACAAGTCCTTCCAACGTAGAATCATTTTTCAAAAAAAATAAAATTTCGCCTGAACAAAAAATTGTGGCGATGGGCGATGCCACCGCAAATACGTTAAAAAAATTCAAAATAAGAGTGCATAAACAACCTATTACTTTTGACGATTTAGGCTTGGTACAAGCAGTTTTGGGCGTTTAA